The proteins below are encoded in one region of Brassica napus cultivar Da-Ae chromosome A6, Da-Ae, whole genome shotgun sequence:
- the LOC111198738 gene encoding ABC transporter B family member 15-like: MGEVEGKETGKKTMKSFRSIRSIFMHADGVDWVLMGLGLIGAVGDGFTTPLVLLITSKLMNNLGGSSFKTETFMQSISKVVALLYVACGSWVVCFLEGYCWTRTGERQTARMREKYLRAVLRQDVGYFDLHVTSTSDVITSVSSDSFVIQDVLSEKLPNFLMSASMFVGSYIVGFILLWRLAIVGLPFIVLLVIPGLMYGRALISISSKIREEYNEAGFVAEQAISSVRTVYAFSGERKTISKFSAALQGSVKLGIRQGLAKGITIGSNGITFAMWGFMSWYGSRMVMYHGAQGGTVFAVAAAVAIGGVSLGGGLSNLKYFFEAASVGERIMEVINRVPKIDSNNPEGLKLEKVRGEVEFKHVKFVYPSRPETSIFEDFCLRVPSGKTVALVGGSGSGKSTVISLLQRFYNPVAGEILIDGVSIDKLQVKWLRSQMGLVSQEPALFATSIKENILFGKEDATMDDVVEAAKASNAHNFISQLPNGYETQVGERGVQMSGGQKQRIAIARAIIKSPTILLLDEATSALDSESERVVQEALENASIGRTTILIAHRLSTIRNADVITVVRNGHVVETGSHDELMDNIDGQYASLVRLQQIEKDDSSVNMSVNVQTSPTLDPTKDFRSCSRVSTLSRSSSTNSVTGSSIVKNLSKDDKPPLPSFKRLLAMNLPEWKQALYGCISATLFGAIQPAYAYSLGSMVSVYFLTSHDEIKEKTRIYALSFVGLAVLSFLINISQHYNFAYMGEYLTKRVRERMLSKVLTFEVGWFDRDENSSGAICSRLAKDANVVRSLVGDRMALLVQTISAVTIACTMGLVIAWRLALVMIAVQPLIIVCFYTRRVLLKNMSKKAIKAQDESSKLAAEAVSNVRTITAFSSQERIMKMLEKAQENPRRESIRQSWFAGIGLAMSQSLTTCTWALDFWYGGRLIEDGYITAKALFETFMILVSTGRVIADAGSMTTDLAKGSDAVGSVFAVLDRYTSIDPEDPEGYEPERLTGRVEFLNVDFSYPTRPDVMIFSDFSIDIDAAKSTAIVGPSGSGKSTVIGLIERFYDPVKGVVKIDGRDLRSYNLRSLRQHIALVSQEPTLFAGTIRENIVYGRASDNIDESEIIEAARAANAHDFITSLTDGYDTYCGDRGVQLSGGQKQRIAIARAVLKNPSVLLLDEATSALDSQSERVVQDALERVMVGRTSVVIAHRLSTIQNCDAIAVLDKGKLVERGTHSSLLAKGSTGVYFSLVSLQRTTC, from the exons atgggTGAAGTAGAGGGCAAAGAGACTGggaagaagacgatgaagagTTTTAGAAGCATAAGATCGATATTCATGCACGCTGACGGTGTGGATTGGGTACTGATGGGATTAGGGTTAATCGGAGCCGTCGGTGATGGCTTCACAACTCCCCTTGTTCTTCTCATCACGAGCAAGCTCATGAACAACCTTGGTGGCTCCTCTTTCAAGACTGAAACCTTCATGCAAAGCATATCCAAGGTT GTGGCTTTGCTCTATGTGGCTTGTGGATCTTGGGTTGTCTGTTTCcttg aAGGATATTGTTGGACACGAACAGGGGAGAGGCAAACAGCAAGAATGAGAGAAAAATATCTTAGAGCAGTGTTAAGACAAGATGTGGGGTACTTTGATCTTCATGTCACAAGCACTTCTGATGTTATCACAAGTGTCTCTAGTGACAGCTTCGTCATCCAAGACGTGCTTAGTGAAAAG TTACCGAATTTCTTGATGAGCGCATCAATGTTCGTCGGAAGCTACATAGTTGGCTTTATTTTGTTATGGAGACTCGCCATAGTTGGCTTACCCTTTATTGTCCTCTTAGTGATCCCGGGGCTTATGTACGGCCGAGCCCTTATAAGCATATCTAGCAAGATACGTGAAGAGTACAATGAGGCTGGTTTTGTAGCTGAGCAGGCCATCTCTTCTGTGCGAACCGTCTATGCGTTTTCCGGGGAAAGGAAAACGATATCAAAGTTTTCAGCCGCGCTTCAAGGCTCGGTAAAGCTAGGGATTAGACAAGGGCTTGCCAAAGGAATCACCATTGGAAGCAATGGAATCACTTTCGCCATGTGGGGGTTCATGTCTTGGTATGGAAGCCGGATGGTCATGTACCATGGTGCTCAAGGTGGTACCGTATTTGCAGTAGCCGCCGCTGTTGCCATCGGTGGCGT ATCACTTGGTGGTGGTTTGTCTAATCTCAAGTACTTCTTCGAGGCGGCTTCAGTTGGCGAGCGAATCATGGAAGTAATAAACAGAGTTCCCAAGATTGATTCAAACAATCCGGAAGGGCTAAAACTAGAGAAAGTCAGAGGAGAAGTTGAGTTTAAGCATGTGAAGTTTGTGTATCCATCAAGACCAGAAACATCCATCTTTGAAGATTTTTGTCTGAGAGTTCCCTCCGGGAAAACCGTGGCTTTGGTGGGAGGAAGCGGGTCAGGAAAATCAACTGTGATATCGCTTTTGCAGAGGTTTTATAACCCGGTAGCAGGAGAGATTCTCATAGATGGTGTATCCATTGATAAGCTGCAAGTGAAGTGGTTAAGGTCTCAAATGGGTTTAGTTAGCCAAGAGCCTGCACTTTTCGCCACATCCATAAAGGAGAACATATTGTTTGGTAAAGAAGATGCAACGATGGATGATGTTGTGGAAGCTGCCAAGGCCTCTAATGCTCATAATTTCATTTCTCAGTTACCTAATGGCTATGAAACTCAG GTTGGGGAGAGAGGAGTGCAAATGTCAGGAGGACAGAAGCAGAGGATAGCAATCGCACGTGCAATAATCAAATCACCAACAATTCTCCTTCTAGACGAGGCAACAAGTGCATTAGACTCTGAATCCGAAAGAGTAGTCCAAGAAGCCTTAGAAAATGCATCAATCGGCCGTACAACTATCCTTATTGCTCACCGTCTCTCTACCATTCGTAACGCTGATGTTATCACCGTGGTCCGAAACGGCCATGTTGTTGAGACTGGCTCACACGATGAGCTAATGGACAACATAGATGGTCAATACGCTTCACTAGTCCGCTTACAACAGATTGAAAAAGACGACTCAAGTGTGAACATGAGCGTCAATGTGCAAACAAGTCCAACCTTGGATCCTACTAAAGATTTCAGAAGTTGTTCAAGAGTCTCGACACTTAGCCGGTCAAGCTCTACTAACTCCGTTACAGGTTCAAGTATTGTCAAGAATCTTTCAAAAGATGATAAGCCACCTTTACCATCTTTTAAAAGACTCTTGGCAATGAATCTACCTGAGTGGAAACAGGCGTTATACGGTTGCATAAGTGCAACCTTGTTTGGGGCCATACAGCCGGCGTATGCATATTCTTTAGGGTCAATGGTATCGGTTTATTTCTTGACGAGCCATGACGAGATTAAGGAGAAAACGAGGATCTACGCATTATCTTTTGTCGGCTTAGCCGTGCTTTCTTTCTTGATCAACATCAGCCAACACTACAACTTTGCATACATGGGCGAATACTTGACTAAGCGCGTCCGAGAACGGATGCTCTCTAAGGTTCTAACCTTTGAAGTTGGTTGGTTCGATCGTGATGAGAACTCAAGTGGTGCCATATGTTCTAGACTCGCAAAAGATGCTAATGTG GTGAGATCGCTAGTAGGTGATCGTATGGCACTATTGGTACAAACAATATCGGCGGTAACCATAGCATGCACAATGGGTCTGGTAATAGCGTGGAGGTTagctcttgtaatgatcgctgTGCAACCACTGATTATTGTATGCTTCTACACTCGCCGTGTTCTACTCAAGAACATGTCGAAAAAGGCAATCAAGGCTCAGGACGAGAGTAGCAAACTAGCTGCTGAGGCTGTTTCCAACGTACGAACCATCACAGCCTTTTCGTCACAAGAACGTATCATGAAAATGCTAGAAAAGGCTCAAGAAAACCCGCGGCGAGAAAGCATACGTCAGTCATGGTTCGCAGGGATCGGACTCGCCATGTCGCAGAGCCTAACTACATGCACGTGGGCTTTGGACTTCTGGTACGGTGGTAGACTGATCGAAGATGGGTACATAACAGCTAAAGCTTTGTTCGAAACGTTTATGATCTTGGTTAGTACCGGTCGGGTCATAGCCGATGCTGGAAGCATGACAACGGATCTAGCTAAAGGTTCGGACGCGGTCGGGTCGGTTTTCGCTGTGTTGGACCGGTACACTTCTATTGATCCGGAGGATCCAGAAGGATATGAACCGGAAAGACTAACCGGTCGGGTCGAGTTTCTTAATGTGGATTTCTCATACCCAACTAGACCGGATGTGATGATATTTAGTGACTTTTCTATCGATATCGACGCAGCGAAGTCTACTGCTATAGTTGGTCCAAGCGGGTCAGGTAAATCCACGGTGATCGGTTTAATCGAACGGTTTTACGACCCGGTTAAAGGCGTTGTGAAAATCGACGGTCGAGATTTAAGATCGTACAATCTGAGATCGCTCCGACAACACATAGCTTTGGTTAGCCAAGAGCCAACGTTGTTCGCGGGAACGATCCGAGAGAACATCGTATACGGAAGAGCGTCGGATAATATCGACGAATCAGAGATCATCGAAGCGGCGAGAGCAGCGAACGCTCACGATTTCATCACGTCTTTAACGGACGGCTACGATACGTACTGCGGAGACAGAGGTGTACAGTTATCCGGTGGTCAGAAACAGAGGATCGCCATCGCTAGAGCGGTTTTGAAGAACCCGTCGGTGTTGCTTCTCGATGAAGCGACGAGCGCTTTGGATAGCCAATCGGAGCGTGTGGTGCAAGACGCGCTGGAGCGCGTGATGGTGGGGAGGACGAGCGTTGTGATCGCGCATAGGCTGAGCACGATTCAGAACTGCGACGCAATCGCTGTTTTGGATAAAGGAAAGCTCGTGGAGCGTGGGACCCACTCATCCTTGTTGGCAAAAGGATCCACAGGTGTTTACTTCTCATTGGTCAGTCTCCAGAGAACAACTTGTTGA
- the LOC111198740 gene encoding zinc finger AN1 domain-containing stress-associated protein 12 codes for MAGRGGTEAFPDLGEHCQNPDCKLLDFLPFTCDGCKLVFCLEHRSYKSHDCPNSDHGSRTVSICETCSVAIETTGFDQEGIKSLLEKHERSGDCDPSKKKKPICPVKRCKEVLTFANNITCKDCGVKFCLKHRFPTDHVCNKKTLANSGTRSRWNEKFMEALSLRNEKGCGRGTASVSSSSSPSIRSF; via the exons aTGGCAGGAAGAGGAGGAACAGAAGCGTTTCCTGATCTTGGAGAGCATTGCCAAAACCCTGACTGCAAACTCCTCGACTTTCTCCCTTTCACTTGTGACGGCTGCAAATTG GTGTTCTGTTTGGAGCATAGATCATACAAGTCCCACGATTGTCCAAACTCAGACCACGGAAGCAGAACAGTTTCCATCTGTGAAACATGTTCTGTTGCAATCGAAACAACTGGTTTTGACCAAGAAGGGATCAAGTCTTTACTTGAGAAACACGAAAGATCTGGAGATTGTGATCcgagtaagaagaagaaacccaTTTGTCCTGTGAAGCGTTGCAAAGAGGTTCTGACATTTGCTAACAACATTACTTGCAAAGATTGTGGAGTTAAGTTTTGTCTGAAACATCGGTTTCCGACAGATCATGTCTGTAACAAGAAGACGCTTGCTAACTCAGGGACAAGGTCGAGATGGAATGAGAAGTTTATGGAAGCTTTGAGTTTGAGGAATGAGAAAGGATGTGGAAGAGGAACAGCTTCTGTTTCATCAAGTTCTTCTCCTTCGATTAGAtccttttag
- the LOC106415022 gene encoding xyloglucan glycosyltransferase 4, which translates to MAPNSVAVTMEKPDNFSLLEINGSDPSSFPDNKRKSISPKQFSWFILLKAHRLVSSLSWLFASVKKRLAFSSKAINEEEDPKSRGKQMYRFIKACLVISIVALSIEIVAYYKNWNLDLVNRPSWEVRGLVEWSYVAWLSFRSDYIAPIVITLSKFCTVLFLIQSLDRLVLCLGCFWIKFKKIEPKLKDDELDLEDASNFPMVLIQIPMCNEREVYEQSIGAASQLDWPKDRILIQVLDDSDDPNLQLLIKEEVAAWAEKGVNIIYRHRLIRTGYKAGNLKSAMTCDYVKDYEFVTIFDADFTPSPDFLKKTIPHFKGNPELGLVQARWSFVNKDENLLTRLQNINLCFHFEVEQQVNGVFLNFFGFNGTAGVWRIKALEESGGWLERTTVEDMDIAVRAHLNGWKFIYLNDVEVTCELPESYEAYKKQQHRWHSGPMQLFRLCLPSIIKSKISVGKKANLIFLFFLLRKLILPFYSFTLFCIILPLTMFIPEAELPLWIICYVPIFISLLNILPSPKSFPFLIPYLLFENTMSITKFNAMISGLFQLGSAYEWVVTKKTGRSSESDLLAFAEKEEKLHRRNSESGLELLSKLKEQEMNLTVQETPKKSIGGLVRPSNKIKKRNMVFKKELGLAFLLLTAAARSFLSAHGLHFYFLLFQGLSFLVVGLDLIGEQIN; encoded by the exons atggctCCAAACTCAGTGGCAGTGACAATGGAGAAGCCAGACAACTTCTCTCTACTAGAGATCAACGGCTCAGATCCATCCTCATTCCCTGACAACAAACGCAAATCCATCAGCCCAAAGCAATTCTCATGGTTCATCCTCCTCAAAGCTCACAGACTCGTCTCTTCCCTCTCGTGGCTCTTCGCCTCTGTCAAAAAGCGTCTCGCTTTCTCCTCCAAGGCCataaacgaagaagaagatcccAAAAGCAGAGGAAAACAAATGTACAGATTCATCAAAGCCTGTCTTGTCATCTCCATAGTCGCCTTGTCAATAGAAATCGTCGCTTATTACAAGAACTGGAATCTAGATCTCGTGAACCGACCGTCCTGGGAGGTCCGTGGGCTCGTCGAGTGGTCTTACGTGGCTTGGCTCTCGTTTCGATCCGATTACATCGCTCCTATTGTCATCACTCTCTCCAAGTTCTGCACTGTCCTCTTCTTGATCCAGTCTCTTGATCGGTTGGTCCTCTGTCTCGGTTGCTTCTGGATCAAGTTTAAAAAGATCGAACCTAAGCTCAAAGACGATGAACTCGATCTTGAAGACGCTTCCAACTTCCCAATGGTCCTTATTCAGATCCCAATGTGCAATGAAAGAGAG GTGTATGAACAATCAATAGGAGCAGCTTCACAGCTTGATTGGCCGAAGGATAGGATCTTGATTCAAGTTCTTGACGATTCAGACGATCCGAACTTACAGCTTCTGATCAAGGAAGAAGTAGCTGCTTGGGCAGAGAAAGGAGTGAACATTATCTACAGGCATAGGTTGATCAGAACTGGTTACAAAGCTGGGAATCTAAAGTCTGCGATGACATGTGATTACGTTAAAGATTACGAGTTCGTTACTATTTTCGACGCAGACTTTACGCCAAGTCCTGATTTCCTCAAGAAGACTATTCCTCATTTCAAG GGGAATCCAGAGCTAGGATTAGTCCAAGCAAGGTGGTCCTTTGTGAACAAAGACGAGAATCTCCTGACGAGGCTACAAAACATAAACCTATGCTTCCACTTCGAAGTAGAACAGCAAGTGAACGGCGTGTTTCTCAATTTCTTTGGGTTCAACGGAACCGCAGGAGTCTGGAGGATCAAAGCATTGGAAGAATCCGGCGGGTGGCTCGAGAGAACAACGGTTGAAGACATGGATATCGCGGTCAGAGCGCATCTCAACGGTTGGAAATTCATTTACCTCAATGACGTTGAAGTCACTTGCGAGTTGCCTGAGTCTTATGAAGCTTACAAGAAGCAGCAACATCGTTGGCATTCTGGTCCTATGCAACTTTTCCGGTTATGCCTTCCTTCTATCATCAAATCAAAg atATCAGTAGGGAAAAAGGCAAATTtgatcttcctcttctttcttctaAGGAAGCTTATTCTACCCTTTTACTCATTCACACTCTTCTGCATCATACTTCCACTAACAATGTTCATACCTGAAGCCGAGCTTCCTTTGTGGATCATCTGTTACGTTCCTATTTTCATTTCACTTCTCAACATCCTCCCTTCACCTAAATCTTTCCCTTTCTTGATCCCTTACCTCCTTTTCGAAAACACAATGTCCATAACCAAGTTCAACGCTATGATCTCCGGGTTGTTCCAGCTTGGATCGGCTTACGAGTGGGTTGTGACCAAGAAGACTGGGAGATCATCTGAATCTGATTTGCTAGCGTTTGCtgaaaaggaagagaagttgCATAGGAGAAACTCGGAGTCAGGTTTGGAGCTTCTGAGCAAACTCAAGGAGCAAGAGATGAATCTTACAGTACAAGAAACCCCGAAGAAGAGCATTGGAGGGCTAGTGAGGCCGAGTAACAAGATCAAGAAGAGGAACATGGTGTTTAAGAAAGAGCTAGGGCTTGCGTTCTTGCTTCTAACCGCAGCTGCAAGAAGCTTTCTGTCGGCGCATGGTCTTCACTTCTACTTCTTGCTGTTTCAGGGACTGTCTTTCTTGGTTGTAGGGTTGGATTTGATCGGAGAACAGATCAACTAG